From the genome of Gemmatimonadota bacterium:
TCGAAATCGACTCCTCGATGGCCCGCACTCTCTCATCGTGAGCCGAAGCGGCATCGCCAGAGCTGGAACGGACTTTGGCCAGTTTTCGATAGACGCCGAGCGTCCTACCGAACCCCAACGTCTTGAGGCTCAGGCGAAAGAAGAGGATCGTGAGACCCGACGTGAGGATTCGGAGGCTCCGTCGAAGGTTAGGCACGGGACCGAACGAGCTGGTTGTCCACGAGGTGCCTGAGGAACTTCAGGATGTCCTCTTCCAGCTGCTCACGGCCGATCTGGTAGTCCGCCGTGAGTTCCTCAAGGAGCTCCGACGAGTCCGCTTCCGAAGGACGATCGGCGGCCTGGATCGCCGCCCAAACCCGCGCCCCCACCGCGTTTAGTCCGAAGTACTCCCCCCGAGTCGAGTGCAGCAGGACCGCGCGCCCCTCCTCCAACACACAGTACACGCCCGGGGCCGGCCTCAGGGAGCCGATCATGTCCGTGCAGCGTGGGCCCTGCGGAGGAATGGGATGCCGATGCCTTGCTCGGAGGACACGTTGGATGGAGGAGGCAACGGTATTTCGTGCCCGAAGTCGTGTCAAGAAAGCGAGAAACGACGCGCCGGGCGAAGGCCGAAGGTTCTCGGACTCGACGGCCGGCCAAACGCCGCCCCCTACCTTAGCGTCCTGTCCGGCGAAGTCCGCAATGATCGGGCGCCAGTCCTTCACGGGCAGACCCATCTAACCCTGGTTCCGGAGAGCGGATCGTAACAAGACCCTGGACCTTTGCCTACCAGAAGATTTAGCTTGAATCCTTTCGGGTGAGTTTGACCCACGAACCTGACGAGACTCCGGGGGACCCTGGAATGAAGATGTCCGAGACGACCGTGGCTGGCACGGCCACGAAGCGACGTTGGAGAATACCCCCACCGCTCCTTCAGGACGGGGGGGCTCCGGGCCCCGAGGGACTGACGATCCTGAGCGAGTTCCGGAGCGAGTTGGGCGCGGTCCTGTGGAAATCGCTCCGCACAGTCGTCCTGTGGGCCGAAGCGGATCCCGCTTCGCGGCGGAATCTGTTCGACGAAAGGGCCGCGGACCGACGCCAGTTGGAAATTCTTGCGGTCGCGCCGGACGACGAGCGCGCGCCGAGGGCCGCGCTCGAGGATCTTCTCTGCGTACTGGCGCAGCCCGAGCGCGCCGACCCCGAGTTTGTCGGGGTGGTGTGTTCGCGAATCGCTGCGTGGGCCGAGGGGATGGGGGCCCGTAGGACCCAACTCGAGTTTCAACAGGCAGCGGCGCTTTCCTGCCCGGCCAATCCCTGGTTCGCTCTGGCGGTGGGAAACGGGTCCCGAGATCTCGCACAGTATTCCCGCGCCGAGGCCTGGTACTTCCGCGCGGTCGGGCTCGCCCGTCAGGGGAGCGACTGGGAAGCATATGTGAAGGCTTACCTGAATAACGGAATCATGATGTTCCGGCGCGGCGCCCTTCCGGCCGCCCGCCGGAGTTACCTGAAGGCGTTGCGTCGCTCGAGGCGCCAAGGG
Proteins encoded in this window:
- a CDS encoding PqqD family protein; the encoded protein is MIGSLRPAPGVYCVLEEGRAVLLHSTRGEYFGLNAVGARVWAAIQAADRPSEADSSELLEELTADYQIGREQLEEDILKFLRHLVDNQLVRSRA